In Nitratidesulfovibrio sp., the following are encoded in one genomic region:
- a CDS encoding helix-turn-helix transcriptional regulator — MPGYSAQEKQHLVALGTAIRQIREALGWSQEQLAERVELHRTYIGGVERGERNLCLLNILAIAEAMGISPGRLIDRAFPASTAATTSGCPDDTAPDGGADQG; from the coding sequence ATGCCAGGATATTCTGCTCAAGAAAAACAGCACCTTGTCGCGCTAGGAACGGCCATTCGCCAGATTCGTGAAGCACTCGGCTGGTCACAGGAACAGTTGGCCGAAAGAGTGGAACTGCACCGCACCTACATCGGCGGTGTGGAGCGGGGAGAACGCAATCTCTGCCTGCTGAACATTCTTGCCATAGCCGAGGCCATGGGAATATCGCCGGGCAGGCTCATCGACAGGGCCTTTCCCGCCAGCACCGCTGCTACAACTTCCGGCTGCCCCGATGACACGGCACCCGATGGCGGAGCGGACCAGGGCTGA
- the thiE gene encoding thiamine phosphate synthase: MPRILPGSTPEADIYCLTDDGLSRGRSAVDVVGAMLRGGARIVQYREKDKHAGDMLRECMELRRMTREAGACFIVNDHVDIAVLCDADGVHVGQEDLPVQAVRQLVGPGRIIGLSTHSPEQARAAVASGADYIGVGPIFATKTKKDVCAPVGFEYLDWVVGNIALPFVAIGGIKLHNIGQVAAHGARCCALVSEIVGADDVAACFADARAAMRAGRG, encoded by the coding sequence ATGCCGCGCATCCTTCCCGGCAGCACGCCGGAAGCCGACATCTACTGCCTGACCGACGACGGGCTGTCGCGGGGGCGGTCCGCCGTGGACGTGGTGGGCGCCATGCTGCGCGGGGGCGCGCGCATCGTGCAGTACCGCGAAAAGGACAAGCACGCCGGGGACATGCTGCGCGAGTGCATGGAGTTGCGCCGCATGACCCGCGAGGCCGGGGCCTGCTTCATCGTCAACGACCATGTGGACATCGCCGTGCTGTGCGATGCCGACGGCGTGCACGTGGGGCAGGAGGACCTGCCCGTTCAGGCGGTGCGGCAGTTGGTGGGGCCGGGGCGCATCATCGGGTTGTCCACCCATTCGCCGGAGCAGGCCCGCGCCGCCGTGGCGAGCGGGGCGGACTACATCGGGGTGGGGCCGATCTTCGCCACAAAGACCAAGAAGGACGTCTGCGCGCCGGTGGGCTTTGAATACCTGGACTGGGTGGTGGGCAACATTGCGCTGCCGTTCGTGGCCATTGGCGGCATCAAGCTGCACAACATCGGGCAGGTGGCCGCACACGGCGCGCGGTGCTGCGCGCTGGTCTCTGAAATCGTGGGCGCGGACGATGTTGCCGCCTGCTTCGCGGACGCGCGCGCGGCCATGCGGGCTGGGCGGGGGTAA
- a CDS encoding chemotaxis protein CheW, giving the protein METTHETIASAVSGASAVSGASGQFRLGQEDGGLLQLVTFTLGEEEFGVDILRVQEIIRMMPVTRVPAAPTFVEGIINLRGKVIPVIDMRARFGLLAGPADEKTRIMVVEMEGRVAGFIVDSVSQVLRLPASTVEAPPAVIEGGGSDFIRGVGKLEGRLLLLLDLDLLLGETEKAVLDGIR; this is encoded by the coding sequence ATGGAAACCACCCACGAGACCATTGCGTCCGCCGTATCTGGTGCGTCCGCCGTATCCGGTGCGTCGGGCCAGTTCCGGCTGGGCCAGGAAGACGGCGGGTTGCTGCAACTCGTCACCTTCACCCTGGGCGAAGAGGAATTCGGCGTGGACATCCTGCGGGTGCAGGAGATCATCCGCATGATGCCGGTCACCCGCGTGCCCGCCGCGCCCACGTTCGTCGAAGGCATCATCAACCTGCGGGGCAAGGTCATCCCCGTCATCGACATGCGGGCGCGCTTCGGCCTGCTGGCCGGGCCAGCGGACGAAAAGACCCGCATCATGGTGGTGGAGATGGAAGGCCGCGTGGCCGGATTCATCGTGGATTCGGTGTCGCAGGTGCTGCGCCTGCCTGCCTCCACGGTAGAGGCGCCTCCCGCCGTCATCGAGGGGGGCGGGTCCGACTTCATTCGCGGCGTGGGCAAGCTGGAAGGGCGGCTGTTGCTGCTGCTCGACCTTGATCTGCTGCTGGGCGAAACCGAAAAGGCGGTGCTGGACGGCATCAGGTAG
- a CDS encoding calcium-binding protein: MSIENYGGISSTGWDPWHGRGRRMGKATARLANAMMEELDADDDGSLSATESQLSESAFAALDKNGDGAVTNRELRAGLRSKRDELIDLMNSETSAEPGTDETPAPAGPTAEQAAAMAGLLVEKGDADGDGALSATETGLAGDVFTSLDTDGDGLLSSGELSSAALAGTIAATLDGKLAVRLTVPAAQQDADTTDATDGGTDTTAAGATATDTASTQAGTVGAMASRIAQRIVETLDADDSGGLSQSESGLDQDRFAQIDTDGDGSVTASEFGGSLQQMLDVMGALHALSSVARNNYGRRAYGMATRDAMDRYEGNMGGLMTALFETAPTGSTGTTTDSSGAVAATGGSASGDAGTTTDASSDAVGDIADVLADAAAAEAGQTGMGAATGAAESAA, encoded by the coding sequence ATGAGCATCGAGAACTACGGAGGAATCTCCAGCACCGGGTGGGACCCGTGGCACGGCAGGGGCAGAAGGATGGGCAAGGCCACTGCCCGCCTGGCCAACGCCATGATGGAGGAACTGGATGCCGACGACGACGGCAGCCTTTCCGCCACCGAGTCGCAACTGTCCGAATCGGCGTTCGCCGCACTGGACAAGAACGGCGACGGCGCCGTTACCAACCGTGAACTGCGCGCCGGTTTGCGCAGCAAACGCGACGAACTGATTGACCTGATGAACTCCGAAACCAGCGCCGAACCCGGTACGGATGAAACGCCCGCTCCCGCTGGCCCCACGGCGGAACAGGCGGCGGCCATGGCCGGACTGCTTGTGGAAAAGGGCGATGCCGACGGCGACGGCGCGCTCTCCGCCACGGAAACCGGCCTTGCGGGCGACGTGTTCACCAGCCTGGACACCGACGGCGACGGGCTGCTCTCTTCCGGCGAGCTTTCCAGCGCCGCGTTGGCGGGCACCATCGCCGCCACCCTGGACGGCAAGCTGGCCGTGCGCCTGACGGTTCCCGCCGCCCAGCAGGATGCCGACACCACCGACGCAACCGACGGGGGCACCGACACCACCGCCGCCGGGGCTACAGCCACCGACACCGCGTCCACCCAGGCGGGCACGGTTGGGGCCATGGCCTCGCGCATTGCCCAGCGCATCGTGGAAACGCTGGACGCCGATGACAGCGGCGGCCTGTCGCAGTCGGAATCGGGCCTTGACCAGGACCGCTTCGCGCAGATCGACACGGACGGCGACGGCAGCGTCACCGCCAGCGAATTCGGCGGATCGTTGCAGCAGATGCTGGACGTCATGGGCGCCCTGCACGCGCTGAGTTCCGTGGCGCGCAACAACTACGGCCGCAGGGCCTACGGCATGGCAACACGCGATGCCATGGACCGGTACGAGGGCAACATGGGCGGCCTGATGACCGCCCTGTTCGAAACCGCGCCCACCGGCAGCACGGGCACCACCACCGACTCATCCGGTGCCGTTGCCGCCACCGGCGGCTCGGCGTCGGGTGACGCGGGCACCACCACCGATGCCTCTTCCGATGCCGTGGGTGACATTGCCGACGTGCTGGCGGACGCAGCCGCCGCCGAAGCTGGTCAGACAGGCATGGGGGCCGCCACCGGGGCTGCCGAAAGCGCTGCCTAG
- a CDS encoding peptide-binding protein — protein MNRTAPSAPRAARTGLYLLALLLCLLLSACGDSAPTGGGKGGDKNGTTGANATAAGGNAPLPQASPGEPVTGDRIILGTIGEPSNLLPFIASDASSHEVSEQLFVAPLRYDKDLNIEKWAAASYEVLENGTLLRFTLRDDIRWEDGKPLTADDVEFTYKLMVDPKTPTPYAEDYLAIQAFRKTGPLSFEVRYAKPFARSLITWMHGIMPRHLLEGQDLMSTPFSRKPVGAGPYRLKEWEAGTRLTLEASPTYFLGRPYIDEVVYRVIPDLSTMFLELKAQRLDMMSLSPQQYLHQTNGAEWDLAWRKFQYLSFGYSYLGYNLALPMFKDVAVRQALTCAIDRKALVAGVLLGQGMPTVGPYKPGTWVYNDKIDDYPYDPAKARELLAQAGWADTNGDGVIDRDGAPFAFTILTNQGNDQRIKAATIIQSQLKSVGIDVKIRTVEWAAFIKEFVDKGRFDAVLLGWNILQDPDLYDVWHSSKAVPGGLNFVGYKNPEVDDLLERARSTFDQAERKKLYDRFQQILHRDQPYCFLYTPYSLPIVSARFQGLEPAPAGLTHNFTRWWTPREQQRYRMQQ, from the coding sequence ATGAACCGCACCGCTCCGTCCGCGCCGCGCGCCGCGCGTACCGGCCTGTACCTTCTGGCGCTTCTGCTGTGCCTGCTGTTGTCCGCCTGCGGCGATTCCGCCCCCACTGGCGGCGGCAAGGGCGGCGACAAGAACGGCACCACGGGCGCCAACGCCACCGCCGCCGGGGGCAACGCGCCCCTCCCGCAAGCCTCGCCCGGAGAGCCGGTAACCGGCGACCGCATCATCCTCGGCACCATCGGCGAACCGTCCAACCTCTTGCCGTTCATCGCCTCCGACGCCTCGTCGCACGAGGTCAGCGAGCAGTTGTTCGTGGCCCCGTTGCGCTACGACAAGGACCTGAACATCGAGAAGTGGGCCGCCGCCTCGTACGAAGTGCTGGAGAACGGCACCCTGTTGCGCTTCACCCTGCGCGACGACATCCGCTGGGAAGACGGCAAGCCCCTGACCGCCGACGATGTGGAGTTCACCTACAAGCTGATGGTGGACCCCAAAACCCCCACCCCCTACGCCGAGGACTACCTGGCCATACAGGCATTCCGCAAGACGGGGCCGCTGTCGTTCGAGGTGCGCTACGCCAAGCCCTTTGCCCGCTCGCTGATCACCTGGATGCACGGCATCATGCCCAGGCACCTGCTGGAAGGGCAGGACCTGATGAGCACGCCCTTCTCGCGCAAGCCCGTAGGCGCCGGGCCATACCGGCTGAAGGAATGGGAGGCGGGCACCCGCCTGACGCTGGAGGCCAGCCCCACCTATTTCCTGGGCCGCCCGTACATCGACGAGGTGGTCTACCGGGTCATCCCCGACCTTTCCACCATGTTCCTGGAACTGAAGGCCCAGCGCCTGGACATGATGAGCCTGAGCCCGCAGCAGTATCTGCACCAGACCAACGGGGCCGAGTGGGACCTGGCCTGGCGCAAGTTCCAGTACCTGTCCTTTGGCTACAGCTACCTTGGCTACAACCTGGCGCTGCCCATGTTCAAGGATGTGGCGGTGCGCCAGGCGCTTACCTGCGCCATCGACCGCAAGGCGCTGGTGGCCGGGGTGCTGTTGGGGCAGGGCATGCCCACCGTGGGGCCGTACAAGCCGGGCACCTGGGTATACAATGACAAAATTGATGATTATCCATATGATCCTGCCAAGGCCCGGGAACTGCTGGCCCAGGCAGGCTGGGCCGACACCAACGGCGACGGGGTCATCGACCGGGACGGCGCCCCCTTCGCGTTCACCATCCTGACCAACCAGGGCAACGACCAGCGCATCAAGGCCGCCACCATCATCCAGAGCCAGCTGAAGTCCGTGGGTATCGACGTGAAGATACGTACGGTGGAATGGGCGGCGTTCATTAAGGAATTCGTGGACAAGGGGCGCTTCGACGCCGTGCTGCTGGGCTGGAACATCCTGCAAGACCCCGACCTGTACGACGTGTGGCATTCGTCCAAGGCAGTGCCCGGCGGGCTGAACTTCGTGGGCTACAAGAACCCCGAGGTGGACGACCTGCTGGAGCGCGCCCGCTCCACCTTCGACCAAGCCGAGCGCAAGAAGCTGTACGACCGGTTCCAGCAAATCCTGCATCGCGACCAGCCGTACTGCTTCCTGTACACGCCGTATTCGCTGCCCATCGTCAGTGCGCGCTTTCAGGGGCTGGAACCCGCCCCGGCGGGGCTGACCCACAACTTCACCCGCTGGTGGACGCCGCGCGAGCAGCAGCGGTATCGCATGCAACAGTAA
- a CDS encoding EF-hand domain-containing protein, translating to MSISGISSSSSTLQELLASWGSDQTSQITQGGTSSLTSLFGESDDSESTTQATGLFSNRDKLIAMLGEGDEGSAFAQTASLLGQLDTDINGGLSLEESGLEQESFDALDADGDGTVTGFELEDALNSGVASIGDDGTLSVDASAASDAATQAYASLTAMIMGLADSDQSGDLTQEESGLDEDTFNQFDLDGDGVITGDELSTAIENGVASSSDSSLTAAASSSAASSSSSEDEEEEEYDELDTNKDGTVSTEELAAAIPGYAEALRLARGESGSDSSTSELRRAMNAYGSSGGFDFASLFSSGDSTTTSAGVSGLLEEIA from the coding sequence ATGAGCATATCAGGGATAAGTTCCAGCAGTTCCACGCTACAGGAACTGCTGGCGTCCTGGGGCAGCGACCAGACGTCGCAGATTACCCAGGGGGGCACGTCGTCGCTGACCAGCCTGTTCGGCGAGTCGGACGACAGCGAAAGCACCACCCAGGCCACCGGACTGTTCAGCAACCGCGACAAGCTCATCGCCATGCTGGGCGAGGGGGACGAGGGCTCGGCCTTCGCCCAGACCGCCTCGCTGCTGGGGCAGTTGGACACGGACATCAACGGCGGGCTTTCGCTGGAGGAATCGGGGCTGGAGCAGGAGTCGTTCGACGCGCTTGACGCAGACGGCGACGGCACGGTGACCGGCTTCGAACTGGAAGACGCCCTGAACTCGGGCGTTGCCAGCATCGGTGATGACGGCACCCTCTCGGTGGATGCCTCTGCCGCGTCCGACGCCGCCACGCAGGCCTATGCATCGCTCACTGCCATGATCATGGGCCTTGCGGATTCCGACCAGAGCGGCGACCTGACCCAGGAGGAATCCGGGCTGGATGAAGATACCTTCAACCAGTTCGACCTCGACGGCGACGGCGTGATCACCGGTGACGAATTGTCCACCGCCATCGAGAACGGCGTGGCCTCTTCGTCCGATTCCAGCCTGACCGCAGCGGCTTCCAGCTCGGCGGCCAGCAGTTCATCGAGCGAAGACGAGGAAGAGGAAGAATACGACGAGTTGGACACCAACAAGGACGGCACGGTTTCCACCGAGGAACTGGCCGCCGCCATTCCCGGCTATGCCGAGGCCCTGCGCCTGGCGCGCGGCGAGAGCGGGTCCGATTCTTCCACCTCCGAACTGCGGCGGGCCATGAACGCCTACGGCAGCTCGGGCGGCTTCGATTTCGCCAGCCTGTTCTCCTCTGGCGATTCGACGACCACGTCCGCTGGTGTCTCCGGCCTGCTGGAGGAAATCGCCTGA
- a CDS encoding methyl-accepting chemotaxis protein, which produces MTLKAKLISSFAVLIVLLASVGGYSSVQLRAILGDVMHLTQNWIPSIKVVGDIRENLSEVRRQQLQHVISDEASEMEEIERNLKAINGRRLANSTTYEKLISSPEERAAFREYTANFDKYLEGLDKMIVLSRQNRTDEVVALDAKELRPAFAAAAAALRRCVEMNDKGSKDSGDAASERVATTQQVNITLVAMALLIGVGAAMFLIRSTLNQLGEDPGYLQGVSTEIAAGNLNVSFRADRPLSGVYQAMQAMVATLKGKIAEADEKTVLAEAKEREAMAATAAAEEARKQAENAKREGMIQAAQKLEGVVEVVSSASEELSAQIEQSDRGAEEQSKRVAETATSMEEMNASVLEVARNAGTAATSSENARNKAESGADIVNNVVREISQVQQQSMDLKRDMEDLGRQAEAIGQIMNVISDIADQTNLLALNAAIEAARAGDAGRGFAVVADEVRKLAEKTMQATSEVGSAIRGIQQGAQKNMDNVDRSVRAIEETTRLAQESGASLKEIVALVDSATDQVRGIATASEQQSAASEEINRAVEQVSTISAETAQAMREAAKAVSELSNQAQVLRRLVEELKQA; this is translated from the coding sequence ATGACGTTGAAAGCAAAGTTGATCTCAAGTTTTGCGGTTCTCATTGTTCTTCTTGCAAGCGTTGGTGGGTATTCGTCTGTTCAGTTGCGTGCGATCCTTGGCGATGTCATGCATCTTACACAGAACTGGATACCCAGCATAAAGGTTGTTGGAGATATTCGCGAAAACCTTAGCGAGGTGCGCAGGCAGCAATTGCAGCACGTGATTTCGGATGAAGCTTCCGAAATGGAAGAGATTGAACGCAATCTGAAGGCGATCAACGGTCGGCGACTGGCCAACAGCACCACGTACGAGAAGTTGATTTCTTCACCCGAGGAACGTGCGGCGTTCAGGGAGTACACGGCAAATTTCGATAAATATCTTGAAGGACTGGATAAGATGATAGTCCTTTCGCGTCAGAACCGCACCGACGAGGTTGTGGCTCTGGATGCGAAGGAGTTGCGCCCAGCGTTCGCGGCCGCCGCAGCCGCCTTGCGCCGCTGCGTGGAGATGAACGACAAGGGGTCCAAGGATTCCGGCGATGCGGCCAGTGAGCGCGTTGCCACTACCCAGCAGGTCAACATCACGCTGGTTGCCATGGCCTTGTTGATCGGCGTGGGGGCCGCCATGTTCCTGATCCGCTCCACCCTCAACCAGCTTGGCGAAGACCCTGGCTATCTGCAGGGTGTTTCGACAGAGATCGCCGCCGGCAACCTGAACGTGAGCTTCCGCGCCGACAGACCCTTGTCCGGCGTGTACCAGGCCATGCAGGCCATGGTGGCCACCCTCAAGGGCAAGATAGCCGAGGCAGACGAAAAGACCGTTCTGGCCGAGGCCAAGGAGCGCGAGGCCATGGCCGCCACCGCAGCGGCGGAAGAAGCCCGCAAGCAGGCGGAAAACGCCAAGCGCGAAGGCATGATCCAGGCCGCCCAGAAGCTGGAAGGCGTGGTGGAAGTGGTGTCATCCGCCTCCGAAGAGCTTTCCGCGCAGATCGAACAGTCCGACCGGGGCGCGGAAGAACAGTCCAAGCGCGTGGCCGAAACCGCCACCTCCATGGAAGAAATGAACGCCTCGGTGCTGGAAGTGGCCCGCAACGCGGGCACCGCCGCCACCTCGTCCGAAAACGCCCGTAACAAGGCCGAATCGGGTGCGGACATCGTGAACAACGTGGTGCGCGAAATATCGCAGGTGCAGCAGCAGTCCATGGACCTGAAGCGCGACATGGAAGACCTGGGCCGCCAGGCCGAGGCCATTGGCCAGATCATGAACGTCATTTCCGACATTGCCGACCAGACCAACCTGCTGGCGCTGAATGCCGCCATCGAGGCGGCCCGCGCCGGTGATGCCGGGCGCGGCTTTGCCGTGGTGGCCGACGAGGTGCGCAAGCTGGCCGAAAAGACCATGCAGGCCACCAGCGAAGTGGGCAGCGCCATCCGGGGCATTCAGCAGGGCGCCCAGAAGAACATGGACAACGTGGACCGTTCGGTGCGCGCCATCGAGGAAACCACCCGCCTGGCCCAGGAATCGGGCGCATCGCTGAAGGAAATCGTGGCGCTGGTGGATTCGGCCACCGACCAGGTGCGCGGCATCGCCACCGCGTCGGAGCAGCAGTCCGCCGCCAGCGAAGAGATCAACCGTGCGGTGGAGCAGGTCAGCACCATCTCTGCCGAGACGGCGCAAGCCATGCGCGAGGCGGCCAAGGCGGTGTCCGAGCTGTCCAATCAGGCCCAGGTGCTGCGTCGCCTGGTTGAAGAGCTGAAGCAGGCATAG
- a CDS encoding SNF2-related protein, with the protein MELNEEQSVRSLLQDFVHDSIPEYILDGSQDILAEGGVQKLSLKKADGYWEVEGSIQGEDFQIYSPKLSISLGEGTTTCHCNCPDSFSGVCRHVGATALKLLASLETRPGGEEPARPKTEWRQNFRAFFSTAIEPEAGQHYLIFRFHPEPGRLLVSLFRGRQNKSGLSTVHNEITLEQVLRNPDWCELSPQLAQVAQQIGQIVDYYGHRIEVPDGLLTWFLWAIRNEYYLFWGDTDQPCRIERTSMRLKLKPQLADEGLSFDVMLHREGKQPFSIIGSEVTFHGQMPLWVCWNKGFYPVHTSLNSQLVQDLVRQPPVIPQEDISEFLDRVWTKLPTSDLYGQEEFLKHMEPIFQPATYNPKLFLDEEGSLLTLEIQNIYETVHGEFYLPGPNPEFQTGSYTIDGHTCLIRRHQEEEASLTALLAEMRFQPRSNRMWFLEPEEAINFLLDAYPKLVELYRVYGEKALSRYKVRLSQPIITAKVETSEEDKWFSLDITVEYDGQKVPIDKIWKAWSQGKRYVQLKDGSYTSLPEAWLKRIAHKLQALGLDPEKPPQKQFQQFEAPVLDSLLDDLPDAQTDPFWNSLRDKIRNFREIRSIDPPRGLTASLRGYQQQGLSYLNFLREYGFGGILADEMGLGKTIQTLSFIQHMVERGAVGPNLIVVPTSVLPNWDREAQKFVPELRRLIIYGTRREGMFRRIDESDLVVTTYALLRRDLEELQEHEFNSIILDEAQNIKNPNTITARSVRRINARMRLCLSGTPIENNLFELWSLFEFLMPGFLGSQHAFQRGIIKPIKDGDSETLDYLRTRVRPFILRRTKSEVAKDLPPKIENTYYCALAEEQAELYTALARKLKEQVMADVDEKGIARSQMSILDALLKLRQICCHPRLLKLDMPGLTTNLPSGKFDAFKDMITDIVEEGHKVLVFSQFVQMLHIIRSWLQINAIPFCYLDGTSKDRFEQVDRFNNTPEIPIFLISLKAGGTGLNLTSADYVIHYDPWWNPAVESQATDRTHRIGQTRQVFSYKLICENTVEEKILKLQDMKRGVAEAIIPGQEAWKSLTREDLEMLFDV; encoded by the coding sequence ATGGAACTGAACGAGGAGCAATCCGTCCGTTCGCTCCTGCAGGACTTCGTCCATGATTCCATCCCGGAATACATCCTGGACGGATCGCAGGACATTCTCGCCGAAGGCGGCGTGCAGAAATTGAGCCTCAAGAAGGCCGACGGCTATTGGGAAGTTGAAGGGAGCATCCAGGGGGAGGACTTCCAGATATATTCGCCAAAGCTGTCCATCAGCCTTGGCGAAGGCACCACCACCTGCCATTGCAACTGCCCGGATTCGTTTTCCGGCGTGTGCAGGCACGTGGGTGCCACCGCCCTCAAGCTGCTGGCGTCGCTGGAAACGCGCCCCGGCGGCGAGGAACCCGCCCGGCCCAAGACCGAATGGCGGCAGAACTTTCGCGCCTTCTTCTCCACCGCCATAGAGCCGGAGGCGGGCCAGCACTACCTGATCTTCCGCTTTCACCCCGAACCGGGGCGCCTCTTGGTTTCACTGTTCCGGGGCCGCCAGAACAAGTCGGGCCTGTCCACGGTACATAATGAAATCACGCTGGAACAGGTGCTGCGCAACCCCGACTGGTGCGAGCTTTCGCCCCAGCTCGCGCAGGTGGCGCAGCAGATCGGCCAGATCGTGGACTACTACGGCCACCGCATCGAGGTGCCGGACGGTCTGCTGACCTGGTTTTTGTGGGCCATCCGCAACGAATACTACCTGTTCTGGGGCGACACCGACCAGCCCTGCCGCATCGAGCGCACCTCCATGCGCCTGAAACTGAAGCCACAACTGGCCGACGAAGGGCTGTCGTTCGACGTGATGCTGCACCGCGAGGGCAAGCAGCCGTTCTCCATCATCGGCAGCGAGGTGACCTTTCACGGCCAGATGCCGCTGTGGGTGTGCTGGAACAAGGGGTTCTACCCCGTGCACACCAGCCTCAACTCGCAACTGGTGCAGGACCTCGTCCGCCAGCCCCCGGTCATCCCGCAGGAAGACATTTCCGAATTCCTCGACCGGGTGTGGACCAAGCTGCCCACCAGCGACCTGTACGGGCAGGAAGAGTTCCTGAAGCACATGGAACCCATCTTCCAGCCGGCCACGTACAACCCCAAGCTGTTCCTGGACGAGGAAGGCAGCCTGCTGACGCTGGAAATCCAGAACATCTACGAGACGGTGCACGGCGAATTCTACCTGCCCGGCCCCAACCCGGAATTCCAGACCGGCAGCTACACCATCGACGGCCACACCTGCCTCATCCGCCGCCATCAGGAAGAAGAGGCATCGCTTACCGCGCTGCTGGCCGAAATGCGCTTTCAGCCGCGCAGCAACCGCATGTGGTTCCTGGAGCCGGAAGAGGCCATCAACTTCCTGCTCGACGCCTACCCCAAGCTGGTGGAACTGTACCGCGTGTACGGCGAAAAGGCCCTGTCGCGCTACAAGGTGCGCCTGTCGCAGCCCATCATCACGGCAAAGGTGGAAACGAGCGAGGAAGACAAGTGGTTCTCGCTCGACATCACCGTGGAATACGATGGCCAGAAGGTACCCATCGACAAGATCTGGAAGGCGTGGAGCCAGGGCAAGCGCTACGTGCAGCTGAAGGACGGCTCGTACACCAGCCTGCCCGAGGCCTGGCTGAAGCGCATCGCCCACAAGTTGCAGGCCCTTGGCCTTGACCCGGAAAAGCCGCCGCAGAAGCAGTTCCAGCAGTTCGAGGCCCCGGTGCTGGACAGCCTGCTGGACGACCTGCCCGACGCCCAGACCGACCCGTTCTGGAACAGCCTGCGCGACAAGATCCGCAACTTCCGCGAGATCAGGTCCATCGATCCGCCCAGGGGGCTTACCGCCTCGTTGCGCGGCTACCAGCAGCAGGGCCTGTCGTACCTCAACTTTTTGCGCGAATACGGGTTCGGCGGCATCCTTGCCGACGAAATGGGCCTCGGCAAGACCATCCAGACCCTGTCGTTCATCCAGCACATGGTGGAGCGCGGGGCCGTGGGGCCAAACCTGATCGTGGTGCCCACCTCGGTGCTGCCCAACTGGGACCGCGAAGCCCAGAAGTTCGTGCCCGAGCTGCGCCGCCTGATCATCTACGGCACCCGGCGCGAGGGCATGTTCCGCCGCATCGACGAATCGGACCTTGTCGTCACCACCTACGCCCTGTTGCGGCGCGACCTGGAAGAATTGCAGGAGCACGAGTTCAACTCGATCATCCTGGACGAAGCGCAGAACATCAAGAACCCCAATACCATCACGGCCCGCTCCGTGCGGCGCATCAACGCCCGCATGCGGCTGTGCCTGTCGGGCACGCCCATAGAGAACAACCTGTTCGAGCTGTGGTCGCTGTTCGAGTTCCTGATGCCGGGCTTCCTGGGTTCGCAGCACGCCTTCCAGCGGGGCATCATCAAGCCCATCAAGGACGGCGACAGCGAAACGCTGGACTACCTGCGCACGCGCGTGCGCCCGTTCATCCTGCGGCGCACCAAGTCCGAGGTGGCCAAAGACCTGCCGCCCAAGATCGAGAACACCTACTACTGCGCCCTGGCCGAAGAGCAGGCGGAACTGTACACCGCCCTTGCCCGCAAGCTGAAGGAGCAGGTGATGGCCGACGTGGACGAGAAGGGCATTGCCAGAAGCCAGATGTCCATTCTGGACGCCCTGCTGAAGCTGCGCCAGATATGCTGCCACCCGCGCCTGCTGAAGCTGGACATGCCGGGGCTGACCACCAACCTGCCCTCGGGCAAGTTCGACGCCTTCAAGGACATGATCACCGACATCGTGGAGGAAGGCCACAAGGTGCTGGTGTTCTCGCAGTTCGTGCAGATGCTGCACATCATCCGCTCGTGGCTGCAAATCAACGCCATTCCCTTCTGCTATCTGGACGGCACCAGCAAGGACCGCTTCGAGCAGGTGGACCGCTTCAACAACACGCCCGAAATCCCCATCTTCCTCATTTCGCTGAAGGCGGGCGGCACGGGCCTTAACCTGACCTCGGCCGACTACGTCATCCACTACGACCCGTGGTGGAACCCCGCCGTGGAAAGCCAGGCCACCGACCGCACGCACCGCATCGGCCAGACCCGCCAGGTGTTCAGCTACAAGCTGATCTGCGAAAACACGGTGGAAGAAAAGATCCTGAAGTTGCAGGACATGAAGCGCGGCGTGGCCGAGGCCATCATACCCGGCCAGGAGGCCTGGAAGTCGCTGACCCGCGAAGACCTGGAAATGCTGTTCGACGTATAG